The nucleotide sequence CATTACAAGTATGAAAAAGAGTAGCAACTCGAAAGCTACTACAGCTACTACTCGAAAGACGCTTCATATTATACCTACTGCCATCAGACTAGATGAGATTTTTTGGAGTGAAAATGTTAAAAAATAGATGTTAAAATGTATTTATTTTATCAACGTAATCTTTTATTTCGTCGATTTTCTTATCAAATTCATCTATTTTGTTTTCTGCTGGTTTTGGATTATATTTGTCGTACATATCATCTAAGTAATTGTAAAAATTACGGTTCTGTTGCAAAGTAAAAAATATAGCTAACCACTAATATATCATGTCAGTGTTCGCTTAACTTGCTAGCATGATGCTAATTTCGTGGCATGGGGAAAATCCGTAGATCTGAAGAGACCTGCGGTTCTTTTTATATAGAGCGTAAATACATTCAATACCTTTTAAAGTATTCTTTGCCGTATTGATACTTTGATATCTTGTCTTTCTTACTTTAATATGACGGTGATCTTGCTCAATGAGGTTATTCAGATATTTCGATGTACAATGACAGTCAGGTTTAAGTTTAAAAGCTTTAATTACTTTAGCCATTGCTAACTTCGTTGAAGGTGCCTGATCTGTAACTACCTTTTGAGGTTTTCCAAATTGTTTAATGAGACGTTTGATAAACGCATATGCTGAATGATTATCTCGTTGCTTACGCAACCAAATATCTAATGTATGTCCTTCTGCATCAATGGCACGATATAAATAGCTCCATTTTCCTTTTATTTTGATGTACGTCTCATCAATACGCCATTTGTAATAAGCTTTTTTATGCTTTTTCTTCCAAATTTGATATAAAATTGGGGCATATTCTTGAACCCAACGGTAGACCGTTGAATGATGAACGTTTACACCACGTTCCCTTAATATTTCAGATATGTCACGATAACTCAATGCATATCTTAGATAGTAGCCAACGGCTACAGTGATAACATCCTTGTTAAATTGTTTATATCTGAAATAGTTCATACAGAAGACTCCTTTTTGTTAAAATTATACTATAAATTCAACTTTGCAACAGAACCATTTTAGTTATATTTAATTTACTATTTAAAAAATATTTACAAGCAATAGTGAGTTCCTTGATAGCGCTATCTTTATTATTTTATTTATTTGTTATATTATAAGTTCAACTTTGCAACAGAACCTTACTATGACTCTGGTTGATATTTCAATCCATCCACTTTATAAAGTGTTAGAAATAGATACTAATTAGAAAAAATATTGAAGAATATATTCATTTTTCAATTAACATAATCGATGATTATCAGAAGTTTGATTCACATTAAAAAGGCACGACAAGTTCATGAAATTGTTGCGCCTTTTTAATTGTAATTAGTTACCAAACAAACGGCTCCAAAACCCTTTTTTAGGTGGTTGTTCTACCTTATCATCATAGTCGTTCTTTGTTTCTTCAGATGCATTATTGTTTTTAAGTAACTCATTTTCTTCTAAGTTGCTATCATTGCTCTCTTCGGGAACCTCTTTATTTCTATCTCCAACATCTTCTGCAGTTTGATTTTCGTATTGTTGATTAACATTTTTAACTTCTTCAGTGAATTTTGCTTCTTGTGCATTGATATTTCCTCTATCATTCGTAGATGGATTAAAAGAATAATTAAGTTGCCTTTCTTCTTCCAATTGATTCTCCAATTTTTGAATTTTTTTATTACTTTCTAAAGCTAATATTTGTTGATTTTCAAGTAACTTTGATCTTTCTTGTAATTCTTTTCTATAGAATTCTATTGTTATTTCATAACGGCTTTCTTGTTTTTCCATCTGACTATTTAAGGTATCAATTTGATTTTTAAGTATTTCTATTATCTGAGTATCACTTTTAGATTCAACATTAATCTTATCTGATTCATTCTTTTTTCTATCCTCTGTATTAATTTCGAACCCATATTTCTTTTTATTTTCATTCACCCTTTTAATGATTTTTTCTACATCAGTATCATCTTTAATGAACGAGGTGTTTTCCTGTTTTACTGTCTCTATATTTAGTCGCTTAATATTATTAAAAATTGTTTGTTTACTAACCTCTAATTCTTCACTCAACTTTTTTACACTCTTCACATAATCAACCCTTTA is from Staphylococcus capitis subsp. capitis and encodes:
- a CDS encoding IS6-like element IS257 family transposase; the encoded protein is MNYFRYKQFNKDVITVAVGYYLRYALSYRDISEILRERGVNVHHSTVYRWVQEYAPILYQIWKKKHKKAYYKWRIDETYIKIKGKWSYLYRAIDAEGHTLDIWLRKQRDNHSAYAFIKRLIKQFGKPQKVVTDQAPSTKLAMAKVIKAFKLKPDCHCTSKYLNNLIEQDHRHIKVRKTRYQSINTAKNTLKGIECIYALYKKNRRSLQIYGFSPCHEISIMLAS
- a CDS encoding DUF536 domain-containing protein, coding for MKSVKKLSEELEVSKQTIFNNIKRLNIETVKQENTSFIKDDTDVEKIIKRVNENKKKYGFEINTEDRKKNESDKINVESKSDTQIIEILKNQIDTLNSQMEKQESRYEITIEFYRKELQERSKLLENQQILALESNKKIQKLENQLEEERQLNYSFNPSTNDRGNINAQEAKFTEEVKNVNQQYENQTAEDVGDRNKEVPEESNDSNLEENELLKNNNASEETKNDYDDKVEQPPKKGFWSRLFGN